One Cucumis sativus cultivar 9930 chromosome 1, Cucumber_9930_V3, whole genome shotgun sequence DNA segment encodes these proteins:
- the LOC101220872 gene encoding RING-H2 finger protein ATL48, producing MSSDEPNLDEFFVEKKRARNPLVPIGALATAGVLTAGLISFRRGNSQLGQMLMRARVVVQGATVALMVGTAYYYGENPWRSS from the exons ATGAGCTCCGACGAACCCAATTTGGACGAGTTCTTCGTTGAGAAAAAGCGCGCTAGGAACCCTCTTGTCCCCATCG GTGCACTTGCCACTGCTGGGGTTCTCACTGCTGGATTAATAAGCTTTAGACGAGGCAACTCTCAATTGGGGCAGATGTTAATGAGAGCTCGTGTAGTTGTCCAAGGTGCTACAGTAGCACTGATGGTTGGCACGGCTTATTACTATGGAGAGAATCCTTGGCGGTCGAGTTAA
- the LOC101221105 gene encoding ubiquitin-conjugating enzyme E2-23 kDa isoform X1, protein MSSPNKRRDMDVMKLMMSDYKVEMIDDGLSEFNVEFNGPKESVYEGGVWKIHVELPDAYPYKSPSIGFVNKIYHPNVDELSGSVCLDVINQTWSPMFDLLNVFEVFLPQLLLYPNPSDPLNGDAASLMLKDRSQYDQKVKEYCERYAKRENVTNSGAEDESEEDVSDDESDSSDNDIAGHVDL, encoded by the exons ATGTCGTCTCCAAACAAGCGGAGAGATATGGATGTCATGAAATT GATGATGAGTGATTACAAAGTGGAGATGATCGACGATGGGCTTAGCGAATTTAATGTTGAATTCAACGGTCCAAAAGAAA GTGTATACGAAGGTGGAGTTTGGAAAATCCACGTTGAACTTCCTGATGCTTATCCGTACAAGTCCCCATCTATTGGGTTTGTGAACAAGATATATCATCCAAATGTTGATGAACT ATCTGGTTCTGTCTGCCTGGATGTGATTAACCAAACTTGGAGTCCAATGTTTG ACCTATTGaatgtttttgaagttttcCTTCCACAGCTTTTGCTATATCCCAATCCTTCAGATCCCCTTAATGGCGACGCAGCATCTCTAATGTTAAAAGACAGAAGCCAATACGATCAGAAAGTCAAAG AGTACTGCGAACGCTATGCAAAAAGGGAAAACGTGACGAATTCAGGTGCAGAAGATGAGAGTGAAGAAGATGTAAGTGATGATGAAAGTGATTCAAGCGACAATGATATTGCTGGTCATGTTGATCTCTAA
- the LOC101220404 gene encoding uncharacterized protein LOC101220404 translates to MGNCQAIDTASLIIQHPNGKVDRLYWPVNAGEIMKTNPGHYVALLISTKVCQSETTSTHHRRRDNDTQTNSTNFNSVRLTRIKLLKPTDSLVLGQIYRLVTTQDVLQGLKAKQEAKKKRNLLEFEGKMGNSEKGSEGEINQGMKNERNRVKKCNSTVSTAAKSRGWQPSLQSISEGGS, encoded by the exons ATGGGAAATTGCCAAGCCATAGACACAGCTTCTCTAATAATCCAACACCCAAATGGAAAAGTCGACAGACTTTACTGGCCGGTAAACGCCGGAGAGATCATGAAAACAAATCCCGGCCATTACGTTGCTCTTCTCATCTCCACAAAAGTTTGCCAATCGGAAACCACATCCACCCACCATCGTCGTCGTGATAACGATACTCAAACCAACAGTACAAATTTCAACTCGGTTCGGCTGACCCGAATCAAGCTTCTGAAGCCTACCGATTCCCTCGTTCTCGGCCAAATTTACCGACTCGTCACAACCCAAG ATGTTTTGCAGGGGTTGAAAGCGAAACAGGAAGcgaaaaagaagaggaattTGTTGGagtttgaaggaaaaatgggGAACTCGGAGAAGGGATCTGAAGGGGAAATTAATCAG GGGATGAAGAATGAGAGAAACAGAGTGAAGAAATGCAATTCAACAGTATCAACGGCGGCGAAATCGAGAGGGTGGCAGCCATCACTGCAGAGCATTTCTGAAGGGGGAAGTTGA
- the LOC101221105 gene encoding ubiquitin-conjugating enzyme E2-23 kDa isoform X2, with translation MSSPNKRRDMDVMKLMMSDYKVEMIDDGLSEFNVEFNGPKESVYEGGVWKIHVELPDAYPYKSPSIGFVNKIYHPNVDELSGSVCLDVINQTWSPMFVFLPQLLLYPNPSDPLNGDAASLMLKDRSQYDQKVKEYCERYAKRENVTNSGAEDESEEDVSDDESDSSDNDIAGHVDL, from the exons ATGTCGTCTCCAAACAAGCGGAGAGATATGGATGTCATGAAATT GATGATGAGTGATTACAAAGTGGAGATGATCGACGATGGGCTTAGCGAATTTAATGTTGAATTCAACGGTCCAAAAGAAA GTGTATACGAAGGTGGAGTTTGGAAAATCCACGTTGAACTTCCTGATGCTTATCCGTACAAGTCCCCATCTATTGGGTTTGTGAACAAGATATATCATCCAAATGTTGATGAACT ATCTGGTTCTGTCTGCCTGGATGTGATTAACCAAACTTGGAGTCCAATGTTTG ttttcCTTCCACAGCTTTTGCTATATCCCAATCCTTCAGATCCCCTTAATGGCGACGCAGCATCTCTAATGTTAAAAGACAGAAGCCAATACGATCAGAAAGTCAAAG AGTACTGCGAACGCTATGCAAAAAGGGAAAACGTGACGAATTCAGGTGCAGAAGATGAGAGTGAAGAAGATGTAAGTGATGATGAAAGTGATTCAAGCGACAATGATATTGCTGGTCATGTTGATCTCTAA
- the LOC101219688 gene encoding protease Do-like 9, with product MGEIKRKRGRKAKDSKPEALDFPPPTTATATVAMDDVFSVSNVELMEPASTSKHHQNRRGRPKKLSKHVDNPDKFPQLSPSRRGPRAVENGEFAASGDALPSSIVSERVQPEWPGMARVMPAMDAVVKVFCVHTEPNFSLPWQRKRQYSSSSSGFVIGGRRVLTNAHSVEHYTQVKLKKRGSDTKYLATVLAIGTECDIAMLTVDDDEFWVGVSPVEFGELPALQDAVTVVGYPIGGDTISVTSGVVSRIEILSYVHGSTELLGLQIDAAINSGNSGGPAFNDKGNCVGIAFQSLKHEDAENIGYVIPTPVILHFIRDYEKNGAYTGFPILGLEWQKMENPDLREAMGMKQDQKGVRIRRIDPTGPESKVLKPADIILSFDGVDIANDGTVPFRHGERIGFSYLVSQKYTGDSATIKVLRNSETLSFNYQLATYRRLIPAHNEGRPPSYYIVAGFVFSTVSVPYLRSEYGKDYEYEAPVKLLDKLLHSMPQSPDEQLVVVSQVLVADINIGYEDIVNTQVLAFNGKPVKNLKSLANMVESCDDEFLKFDLEYQQIVVLRTSTAKAATSDILATHCIPSAMSNDLKT from the exons ATGGGAGAAATCAAACGTAAAAGAGGCCGAAAAGCCAAAGATTCCAAGCCGGAGGCCCTAGATTTTCCTCCCCCCACCACTGCTACTGCCACCGTCGCCATGGATGACGTTTTTTCAGTTAGCAACGTCGAGCTTATGGAACCAGCATCCACTTCTAAGCACCATCAGAACCGCCGTGGGAGACCTAAGAAGCTTTCCAAGCATGTCGATAATCCCGACAAGTTCCCGCAATTGTCTCCGTCTAGACGTGGCCCTCGCGCTGTCGAAAATGGCGAATTTGCAGCTTCCGGCGATGCCTTGCCGTCTTCTATCGTTTCGGAAAGGGTGCAACCGGAATGGCCAGGCATGGCGAGAGTCATGCCGGCCATGGACGCTGTGGTTAAGGTGTTTTGTGTCCACACGGAGCCcaatttttctcttccttgGCAGAGAAAGAGGCAATATAGTTCGAGTAGTAGTGGATTTGTGATTGGTGGAAGGAGGGTTCTCACGAATGCGCATTCCGTCGAGCATTATACCCAGGTTAAGCTTAAGAAGCGTGGTTCAGATACGAAGTATTTGGCGACCGTACTTGCAATCGGGACTGAATGCGACATCG CAATGCTTACTGTTGATGACGATGAGTTTTGGGTGGGAGTTTCGCCGGTGGAATTTGGGGAGTTACCTGCACTGCAAGATGCAGTAACTGTTGTTGGTTATCCAATTGGAGGTGATACAATTTCTGTCACAAGTGGGGTTGTATCGCGGATAGAAATCCTTTCTTATGTGCACGGGTCAACCGAGCTTCTCGGTCTACAG ATAGATGCTGCTATAAACTCTGGTAATTCTGGTGGGCCTGCCTTTAATGATAAAGGCAACTGTGTAGGCATTGCATTTCAGTCACTCAAGCATGAAGATGCAGAAAACATAGGTTATGTCATACCAACACCAGTTATCTTGCATTTTATTCGGGACTACGAGAAGAATGGAGCATACACAG GCTTTCCAATTCTTGGTCTTGAGTGGCAGAAAATGGAAAATCCTGATCTTCGTGAGGCTATGGGTATGAAGCAAGATCAGAAAGGTGTCCGTATTAGGCGTATCGATCCTACCGGCCCAGAATCCAAAGTTTTGAAGCCAGCAGATATTATTCTCAGCTTTGATGGGGTCGATATTGCAAATGATGGAACAG TTCCTTTCAGGCATGGTGAGCGTATAGGATTTAGTTACCTTGTCTCTCAGAAATATACTGGTGATAGTGCAACGATAAAAGTTCTGCGCAACTCTGAGACACTTAGTTTTAACTACCAGCTTGCAACTTATAGAAGGCTCATTCCGGCACACAATGAAGGCAGACCCCCTTCTTATTACATTGTAGCAGGATTTGTTTTTTCCACTGTATCTGTTCCTTATCTTCGTTCTGAG TATGGAAAGGATTATGAATATGAAGCTCCAGTCAAACTCTTGGACAAACTATTGCATTCAATGCCCCAATCACCAGATGAGCAGCTAGTGGTGGTTTCCCAG GTACTTGTGGCTGATATCAACATTGGGTATGAAGACATCGTTAACACCCAG GTCCTTGCTTTCAATGGTAAACCTGTGAAGAACCTCAAGAGCTTGGCTAACATGGTCGAAAGTTGCGACGATGAATTTTTAAAGTTCGATTTAGAATATCAACAG ATAGTTGTCCTCCGCACAAGTACAGCCAAAGCAGCCACTTCAGATATTCTGGCCACACATTGCATACCCTCAGCTATGTCTAACGATCTCAAGACCTAA